In Drosophila santomea strain STO CAGO 1482 chromosome 3L, Prin_Dsan_1.1, whole genome shotgun sequence, a single window of DNA contains:
- the LOC120448357 gene encoding liprin-beta-2 yields the protein MATVAEGSKMLEAALQQMDGLISSTATQAGSVSISGAGSSLTFSERNLISATNVLSTAKTLALALQQVGLAAPAPDPVTAAIISDWLETHIPRQDSDERMRRLQRDKEGLALQYQMLAERVSEQADKIIELEGLITEKSQQLCTKEEQLQRQMISRSALETQKLELMSALSELKLHRTALEQANDGSSAISANIPYGSLSNINQKAFMGSPKTPPSAMRHQIKPQFHSLPRSHGKLLNNNNNRALDVNANSSGKQRNVAFASNEHILIDDSHHQAEDAMTSSFMSQFTPSPKLRERSARGLRNILGKLRRSNSSNCELTALEQAEPEFRRGGARATAGGRIEWSAQTPLFGENEKHWTTWGAQEVCDWLAYMGLSCYEDNCRKWLKANPSVSFFTASPVDIERELNLKMPLHRKKIMLAIDDLTGKEFDDLTLKASCLDVAWVLRWLDDIGLPQYKDYFMQAKIDGRMLHRLTLEDLSQLHVSSCLHIASLRAGILCMRRLSWNAEGLIRRSIKVVSDDEAAATPDRDNVELWTAHRIMGWLQTIDLSEYTPNLRGAGVHGALMLYEPRFNADLLADLLSIPPSKSLLRRHLAMHFKELVGRPVILSKRDAESAPGYQPLNITAKLKPVKRTQFSLKRRKSSKGQSDVDWTEYVCPMNARVPETYLADAHKEHESSMSSN from the exons GTTGGACTGGCTGCTCCAGCCCCGGATCCTGTCACGGCGGCAATCATCAGCGACTGGCTGGAGACGCACATCCCCCGTCAGGATTCCGACGAGCGGATGCGTCGACTGCAACGGGATAAGGAGGGCTTAGCCCTGCAGTATCAGATGCTGGCGGAACGGGTGTCGGAGCAGGCGGACAAGATTATCGAGCTGGAGGGTCTTATAACGGAGAAGAGCCAGCAATTGTGCACCAAGGAAGAGCAGTTGCAGCGACAGATGATTTCTCGCTCCGCCCTCGAGACGCAGAAGCTGGAGCTGATGAGTGCCTTAAGTGAACTAAAGCTGCACCGCACTGCCTTAGAGCAGGCCAACGATGGAAGCAGCGCCATATCAGCCAATATTCCCTACGGCAGCTTGAGCAATATAAACCAGAAGGCCTTCATGGGATCCCCCAAGACGCCGCCCTCTGCAATGCGGCATCAGATCAAGCCGCAGTTCCACAGCCTGCCACGATCGCATGGCAAGTTGCtgaacaacaataacaatcgTGCCTTAGACGTCAATgccaacagcagcggcaagcAGCGAAACGTTGCCTTCGCCTCGAACGaacatattttaattgatGACAGTCATCATCAAGCGGAGGATGCTATGACATCCAGCTTCATGTCGCAGTTCACACCCTCACCAAAGCTGAGGGAAAGATCTGCCCGCGGCTTGCGCAATATACTCGGCAAGCTGCGACGCAGCAATAGCAGCAACTGCGAGCTGACCGCCTTGGAGCAGGCAGAGCCCGAGTTTCGACGAGGCGGAGCCCGAGCTACCGCTGGCGGTCGAATTGAGTGGAGTGCCCAGACGCCGTTGTTCGGTGAGAATGAAAAGCATTGGACCACGTGGGGAGCGCAAGAGGTGTGCGATTGGTTGGCATACATGGGTCTAAGCTGCTATGAGGACAATTGCCG AAAGTGGCTGAAGGCCAATCCATCTGTGTCGTTCTTCACCGCCTCGCCTGTCGACATCGAACGAGAGCTAAACCTAAAGATGCCACTTCACCGGAAGAAAATCATGTTGGCCATCGATGACCTTACTGGAAAGGAATTCGATGACCTAACACTAAAGGCATCTTGCTTGGATGTGGCATGGGTTCTGCGCTGGCTGGATGACATTGGCTTGCCCCAGTATAAGGATTACTTTATGCAGGCCAAGATCGACGGTCGAATGCTACACCGCCTCACGCTCGAGGACCTGTCCCAATTGCACGTCAGCTCCTGTTTGCACATAGCCTCTTTGCGAGCGGGAATCTTGTGCATGCGTCGTTTGTCGTGGAACGCCGAAGGTCTAATACGACGCTCCATTAAGGTGGTCAGCGATGATGAGGCCGCAGCTACTCCTGACAGGGACAATGTCGAGCTGTGGACAGCGCATCGCATAATGGGATGGCTGCAGACCATCGACCTGTCTGAGTACACGCCCAATCTGCGTGGTGCTGGTGTCCATGGGGCTCTGATGCTTTATGAGCCGCGCTTCAATGCGGACTTGCTTGCCGACCTGCTGTCGATACCACCCAGCAAGTCCCTGCTGCGTCGTCATCTGGCCATGCACTTTAAGGAGCTGGTCGGTCGGCCAGTGATCTTGAGCAAGCGAGATGCCGAATCGGCACCCGGGTACCAACCGCTTAACATTACAGCCAAGCTGAAGCCGGTGAAACGCACTCAGTTTTCGTTAAAGCGTCGCAAGAGCTCCAAGGGCCAGAGTGACGTAGACTGGACGGAGTACGTGTGTCCCATGAATGCCAGGGTGCCGGAGACGTATCTAGCCGACGCGCATAAGGAGCATGAGAGCTCAATGAGTTCGAACTAA
- the LOC120448356 gene encoding uncharacterized protein LOC120448356 isoform X2, whose translation MQELTRICDLNGNADRGELGPVAPATNNLDQLLPNIKLEHDPDLECWLPTPEHPQLRLDLNSTRLLLQGSDDPLISHGATNDAHDEDHPFKTLLARKSAGHETPHNGTCSPLTKQQLKANLLMGSRKTMRQPPQEKPPTTPPQKTVRPVHSQGQARSRKRGDAGAMKLRFHHQALPAEYAAHYEATQGRQPPRPALPPPPPPPSQAHENVRSWLRKIAEIQRSAERQQQKQSSTPRAGAPTSRSSPIAATSAVPAKGPEVTTASKRNSLKYADLPYMGEITLDNYKPRRGRKPKKADICHLIYKNYGTIVPASVPAMPVSAAPPTSTSTIALPPEEPLNLCLRDQSGDRFSISSGDSEKPRTTPTTTTATTDCGSSSHRTTPLSTVKPLTLELAGSEEQPMTAAKLLLQPVGLYYQQLVESCSLGGLPVPLETIEKDNQLSLKIPIPSGFFANETTPLAMRKRKRSAIFIPPMPAEHSSSPSNEVSICKFKFTGGAKPTLQEKKMLSVDAEGNYRYYNGTGDKTMRGYEFISRDQQQQLQQQQQPGQGQEKLYVDIPAPSTDLSPELLHISPESPTSTLILPSSNHLVTAVAPHSPASQCSSSQSPMPGAVCPGHSQSKSSSESERKRRSSRRSKQREKLEKTFKEKGFLIQTQQLQSAEGATYCKFRQLKKFTRYLFRNWKDHIPESDLAKHQSASREDRLSGLETQTANQTT comes from the coding sequence ATGCAGGAACTTACAAGGATCTGCGATCTTAACGGAAACGCAGATAGGGGAGAGCTGGGTCCAGTAGCACCGGCTACCAACAATCTGGACCAGCTGCTACCCAACATAAAGCTGGAGCACGATCCCGACCTGGAGTGCTGGCTGCCCACGCCCGAGCACCCACAACTCCGCCTGGATCTGAACAGCAcacggctgctgctgcagggcTCCGACGACCCACTGATCTCGCATGGCGCCACCAACGATGCCCACGACGAGGACCATCCCTTCAAGACGCTACTGGCCCGCAAAAGTGCCGGCCACGAAACGCCACACAATGGCACCTGCAGTCCGCTGACCAAGCAGCAGCTGAAGGCCAATCTGCTGATGGGCAGCCGAAAGACGATGAGGCAGCCGCCACAGGAGAAGCCACCCACAACACCACCACAAAAGACAGTTAGGCCAGTGCACAGCCAGGGCCAAGCCCGATCACGAAAGCGCGGCGATGCGGGCGCCATGAAGCTTCGCTTCCATCACCAAGCTCTGCCCGCGGAGTATGCCGCCCATTACGAGGCCACACAGGGTCGCCAGCCACCAAGACCAGCGCTACCGccgccacctcctccgccgAGTCAGGCGCACGAGAACGTGCGCAGTTGGCTGCGAAAGATTGCCGAGATCCAGCGCAGTGCCGagcgccagcagcagaagcagtcgTCCACTCCTCGAGCTGGAGCACCAACCTCGCGTTCCTCACCCATCGCAGCGACGTCAGCTGTGCCGGCCAAAGGTCCCGAGGTTACCACCGCCTCCAAGCGGAACTCCTTAAAGTACGCCGATCTGCCTTACATGGGTGAGATTACGCTGGATAACTACAAGCCACGTCGTGGTCGAAAGCCCAAGAAGGCGGACATCTGCCACCTGATCTACAAAAACTACGGCACCATTGTTCCAGCATCTGTGCCTGCGATGCCGGTCAGTGCTGCTCCGCCGACGTCTACCTCCACGATTGCGTTGCCACCCGAGGAGCCGCTGAATCTCTGCCTGCGGGACCAGAGCGGCGATCGCTTCTCCATCTCCAGCGGCGACAGTGAGAAGCCGAGGACTACACCAACTACGACCACTGCGACGACAGATTGCGGCAGCTCCTCCCATCGGACCACACCACTTAGTACGGTGAAACCACTGACCTTGGAGCTGGCAGGCAGCGAGGAACAGCCCATGACAGCAGCCAAGTTGCTTCTCCAGCCAGTCGGTCTGTACTACCAGCAGCTGGTGGAGTCCTGCAGCCTGGGAGGGTTGCCCGTGCCCTTGGAGACCATCGAGAAGGACAACCAGCTATCCCTCAAGATTCCGATACCCAGCGGATTCTTTGCCAATGAGACTACGCCCCTGGCCATGCGGAAGAGAAAGCGGTCAGCCATCTTCATCCCGCCCATGCCCGCCGAGCACTCGTCGAGTCCCTCGAACGAGGTGAGCATCTGCAAGTTTAAGTTCACCGGCGGTGCCAAGCCCACGCTGCAGGAGAAGAAGATGCTCTCGGTGGACGCGGAGGGCAATTACCGGTACTACAACGGCACCGGAGACAAGACCATGCGAGGCTACGAGTTCATCTCCCGggatcagcagcaacagctgcagcagcagcagcagccgggGCAGGGTCAGGAGAAGCTCTATGTGGATATTCCAGCCCCATCGACGGACCTCAGTCCAGAGTTGCTGCACATATCGCCGGAGTCGCCCACCTCAACGCTGATCCTGCCCAGCAGTAACCATCTGGTGACTGCGGTAGCGCCACATAGTCCAGCCTCCCAGTGCTCCAGCTCCCAAAGTCCCATGCCCGGAGCAGTGTGCCCCGGTCACTCGCAAAGCAAGTCCTCGTCAGAGAGCGAACGTAAGCGAAGATCTTCGAGGCGATCAAAACAGCGCGAGAAGCTGGAGAAAACCTTCAAGGAGAAAGGCTTTCTCATCCAAACCCAGCAGCTTCAATCCGCCGAAGGGGCTACCTATTGCAAGTTCAGACAACTAAAGAAGTTCACGCGTTACCTTTTCCGCAACTGGAAGGATCACATACCCGAGAGCGATCTGGCCAAGCACCAGAGCGCTTCTCGGGAGGATAGGCTGTCGGGTCTGGAAACCCAAACCGCCAACCAGACGACATAG
- the LOC120448356 gene encoding uncharacterized protein LOC120448356 isoform X1, whose protein sequence is MRNSRQTIDRECHSLQLKAAAIRISMQELTRICDLNGNADRGELGPVAPATNNLDQLLPNIKLEHDPDLECWLPTPEHPQLRLDLNSTRLLLQGSDDPLISHGATNDAHDEDHPFKTLLARKSAGHETPHNGTCSPLTKQQLKANLLMGSRKTMRQPPQEKPPTTPPQKTVRPVHSQGQARSRKRGDAGAMKLRFHHQALPAEYAAHYEATQGRQPPRPALPPPPPPPSQAHENVRSWLRKIAEIQRSAERQQQKQSSTPRAGAPTSRSSPIAATSAVPAKGPEVTTASKRNSLKYADLPYMGEITLDNYKPRRGRKPKKADICHLIYKNYGTIVPASVPAMPVSAAPPTSTSTIALPPEEPLNLCLRDQSGDRFSISSGDSEKPRTTPTTTTATTDCGSSSHRTTPLSTVKPLTLELAGSEEQPMTAAKLLLQPVGLYYQQLVESCSLGGLPVPLETIEKDNQLSLKIPIPSGFFANETTPLAMRKRKRSAIFIPPMPAEHSSSPSNEVSICKFKFTGGAKPTLQEKKMLSVDAEGNYRYYNGTGDKTMRGYEFISRDQQQQLQQQQQPGQGQEKLYVDIPAPSTDLSPELLHISPESPTSTLILPSSNHLVTAVAPHSPASQCSSSQSPMPGAVCPGHSQSKSSSESERKRRSSRRSKQREKLEKTFKEKGFLIQTQQLQSAEGATYCKFRQLKKFTRYLFRNWKDHIPESDLAKHQSASREDRLSGLETQTANQTT, encoded by the coding sequence CCGCAATCAGGATCAGCATGCAGGAACTTACAAGGATCTGCGATCTTAACGGAAACGCAGATAGGGGAGAGCTGGGTCCAGTAGCACCGGCTACCAACAATCTGGACCAGCTGCTACCCAACATAAAGCTGGAGCACGATCCCGACCTGGAGTGCTGGCTGCCCACGCCCGAGCACCCACAACTCCGCCTGGATCTGAACAGCAcacggctgctgctgcagggcTCCGACGACCCACTGATCTCGCATGGCGCCACCAACGATGCCCACGACGAGGACCATCCCTTCAAGACGCTACTGGCCCGCAAAAGTGCCGGCCACGAAACGCCACACAATGGCACCTGCAGTCCGCTGACCAAGCAGCAGCTGAAGGCCAATCTGCTGATGGGCAGCCGAAAGACGATGAGGCAGCCGCCACAGGAGAAGCCACCCACAACACCACCACAAAAGACAGTTAGGCCAGTGCACAGCCAGGGCCAAGCCCGATCACGAAAGCGCGGCGATGCGGGCGCCATGAAGCTTCGCTTCCATCACCAAGCTCTGCCCGCGGAGTATGCCGCCCATTACGAGGCCACACAGGGTCGCCAGCCACCAAGACCAGCGCTACCGccgccacctcctccgccgAGTCAGGCGCACGAGAACGTGCGCAGTTGGCTGCGAAAGATTGCCGAGATCCAGCGCAGTGCCGagcgccagcagcagaagcagtcgTCCACTCCTCGAGCTGGAGCACCAACCTCGCGTTCCTCACCCATCGCAGCGACGTCAGCTGTGCCGGCCAAAGGTCCCGAGGTTACCACCGCCTCCAAGCGGAACTCCTTAAAGTACGCCGATCTGCCTTACATGGGTGAGATTACGCTGGATAACTACAAGCCACGTCGTGGTCGAAAGCCCAAGAAGGCGGACATCTGCCACCTGATCTACAAAAACTACGGCACCATTGTTCCAGCATCTGTGCCTGCGATGCCGGTCAGTGCTGCTCCGCCGACGTCTACCTCCACGATTGCGTTGCCACCCGAGGAGCCGCTGAATCTCTGCCTGCGGGACCAGAGCGGCGATCGCTTCTCCATCTCCAGCGGCGACAGTGAGAAGCCGAGGACTACACCAACTACGACCACTGCGACGACAGATTGCGGCAGCTCCTCCCATCGGACCACACCACTTAGTACGGTGAAACCACTGACCTTGGAGCTGGCAGGCAGCGAGGAACAGCCCATGACAGCAGCCAAGTTGCTTCTCCAGCCAGTCGGTCTGTACTACCAGCAGCTGGTGGAGTCCTGCAGCCTGGGAGGGTTGCCCGTGCCCTTGGAGACCATCGAGAAGGACAACCAGCTATCCCTCAAGATTCCGATACCCAGCGGATTCTTTGCCAATGAGACTACGCCCCTGGCCATGCGGAAGAGAAAGCGGTCAGCCATCTTCATCCCGCCCATGCCCGCCGAGCACTCGTCGAGTCCCTCGAACGAGGTGAGCATCTGCAAGTTTAAGTTCACCGGCGGTGCCAAGCCCACGCTGCAGGAGAAGAAGATGCTCTCGGTGGACGCGGAGGGCAATTACCGGTACTACAACGGCACCGGAGACAAGACCATGCGAGGCTACGAGTTCATCTCCCGggatcagcagcaacagctgcagcagcagcagcagccgggGCAGGGTCAGGAGAAGCTCTATGTGGATATTCCAGCCCCATCGACGGACCTCAGTCCAGAGTTGCTGCACATATCGCCGGAGTCGCCCACCTCAACGCTGATCCTGCCCAGCAGTAACCATCTGGTGACTGCGGTAGCGCCACATAGTCCAGCCTCCCAGTGCTCCAGCTCCCAAAGTCCCATGCCCGGAGCAGTGTGCCCCGGTCACTCGCAAAGCAAGTCCTCGTCAGAGAGCGAACGTAAGCGAAGATCTTCGAGGCGATCAAAACAGCGCGAGAAGCTGGAGAAAACCTTCAAGGAGAAAGGCTTTCTCATCCAAACCCAGCAGCTTCAATCCGCCGAAGGGGCTACCTATTGCAAGTTCAGACAACTAAAGAAGTTCACGCGTTACCTTTTCCGCAACTGGAAGGATCACATACCCGAGAGCGATCTGGCCAAGCACCAGAGCGCTTCTCGGGAGGATAGGCTGTCGGGTCTGGAAACCCAAACCGCCAACCAGACGACATAG